The sequence aaatcatgGGGGGTActacatataatcaaaatcccttgaatACCTTGCAAATATTTctccggggactattttctgatATACAGACCTcctcactctgcccaatttcaggtcatcaaacaacatcaacaacatacaaaatcactTCTGTGGTCCTTTTAAAACCTCACCTGAGATCCTGGAGCTCTGCCTTCCTCTTTCAGTTTGCTCTTTTCTGCTGGACTCAAGTGTTTCCTGCAGATGATAAGTGACGCATTGAAACATCAACCTGTCCTTAAACCATCTCACAAACGTCTGCTATTATTTATCCTCCAAGTACCTCATGTATGGACGGTCACTGAGGCCTCACCCTGCAGCTCCACCTGCCCATCTGCTGTTTGAGCggccagctgctgctgccaggacTCCTCTGATAAAAAGATGCACAACATAATAAACCACTAATAAAAAACAGTTGCCTGTGCTAATTTTGCATATAAATGCTGTCCATGTTTAGGGATCATATATATAACAATGACTTTGCTCAACTGACTGATGACAGAAATAGACTAAAAGTTTCCATTAGGTTGTAGGTGATGAAGCTATGATGACACACTCATTGCTCATTGGGGGAGCACTGCAGTCAGCTGCTGTAACGTCATGTTATCTGACTGACTTAGTAAGATAGTGAGTCGCTGCTTATCAAAATTCCTTTGGGCTGCCTGTAACGTAACACCTCTATCCATCCAGCAAGTCTAGACATCCTTAAGTGATTCAGTACAGCAGCTGCTCTTGGTCCTGGTTTGGACTCACTGTGCTGTGATCTTCCTGTAGAGAGGATCTCTGAGGagcctgtctctctcatttctcatgAGGAGCTTATTATTGCACCTCAAATTTAAGTCAGTTAAACTAATTTACATTAAGGTGGCCTGATGTACCCACCACTACTCTGCCAAATCGCCAAAAAATGGTTGTCATCTTCTTGAAAATACAGCTCCTGATTGGCTTTGTGGCACtacatctgattggctgaatggGTTCAGTCTTAGCTGACATCACTTTGAATTACTGGAGTTATCAGAGAGGAACAAagataaaagacaaaagacTGCCACATGCTGAGTACCCTGCATGTCTTCAGTATTAGTCACTAGTTGAAGACTTGCAGGGTACAGCTGCAGTAACTGTGTTGACCAGCAGGTGGCGTGCAGCTCTGCCATGTGTGACAGGAGTTGAGGAGTTTTCCACCTTCTCCATCTCCTATGCTGTGTCCTCCAGTTTTGGCACCGTCCACATGAATGATGAGGAGTCTTCAGTGCTAGTGAGGGAAAACAGCTTCCCTGCTGACATGTGAGTGGATTTGTGAATTTGAGGCTTAGGGATGGACAAAATTCCTCATTCCTATTTGGGAGATGAAAATTCTCATTAATCACACGCATTCTAGTTCATTTTAATGTATGAACTGTATCACTCCTCTGAGGTGGTTCTCACCTGTTTGGGGTTTGTCACTGATATCCCCTCATCTATGGCTGTAGGCGGCTTTGTTTCTTTAATCATCACGTTTTCCTGTATTGTATGGTGACCTGCACCTGCTCCCAAAATAgttctatatttaaaattaaattacaagaaaattacaccaaaatttaaagagaaaattatagtgaaattgtTACAAATTAccattattaaataaaaaaaaaaagataaaattaaccagaaaattagcaaataaataaataaaaatactcatgAAAATATGCCTCTACAAAATGGGTAAAAAACTAAAAGTTACCATAAAATTATTGCAATAATAACCAGAAAGGTTaccaaaacaacaagaaaactactgcacaaaaacaaaaaatatcccaaataactgaaatataaaGAAATCAAGGgaattttgtaaaataaaaacattaaaaataaaagcctgtgcTGGGCTCCTGGCCAACCTTGAAGATTATAAAGAGATTAAGACACAGAGATCTTATCCAAAATATGGCCTTTTATATTCCAACAGCCATGCTGTAGATTTTTGTTTAGCAAAACAGTTGACATTTCCTCCAGCAACCTggcaaaaacatgtttcttgACAGGACAGTCAAGCATTTAGTCAGTATTAACAGTTTGGGATTATGTCACTCAGTTTATACAAAATAGCTGGCACTGGTATTCAGTCATGTCCACTTTCATTCAAAAGTTGTGCTGTTACATATATTCAGTAAGTGAAACCGCACTGGTTGGGTTGAAGTGAGGAACACATTTAGAGACATTTGTTCTTCCCCACGATTACAAGATAATGTCAGAAGGTggtgtcctgttttgttttgttttttgtaaacttGTGGACCTGTAAAGAGAAGGTAAACAATgattttgggctctaaataaaacaagaaagatAAAAGATCATGTTGGGAGTATTGCTGTTTCACCATTACATATTCTGACTACAGACACGATAACTTATTTCAAATGTGCTGTGTACATTCATGAACACTAGAGGAAGAAACCTATCAGTTTTTGtaaccccatgacctttccatTTGGGGCGGGGATGAGGGGAGTGTCAGCAGAGTGTCATCGTAAAAGAACCTCTCTGGCGACTGCCCGCAGAGAGAAACCCACCCATTTTCTAAAAAGAGGACTGGAATTGAAGAACAAGAAGTAGaaagcagaaagaggaagaggaaacatTTCAAATTCAGAAACATCACTGCCATGTaattggaaaataaatacaataaaaccatAGCTAACCAGAAGAGTTTTGACTTCTTGCCAAAATCAAACTACATCCCATAAAACGGACATTTCCTGCTCCTAGAGGAAGGCAGCATGAGACCAGTCCAGATGTTATTACGGCAAAAACAGTCTCTTTGGAGAAACATCATCTGACGTTGCCCACGATGGTGATGACCCCCGTCATGTGGAAAACAATGGGGATGTTTTTACTGATGGTAACCTGGCAACCCGGGTATGTACAGTCAGAATTCGTCTTTCCACAAATTGTGCTTGTTAGGAGGAAAGCAGTCATGTAAAATATACTCTAACAACTTAAAATCTGCAGCTGATGCAGGTGATGTGGCTGGTTACTCAACCGTGACTCAGTTAGTAAGCAAGTTGTCCTGAGTGTGAAGAAATTTCAGAGTTCACATGTCCCTCCTGATGTGTGATAACGGAGACCGATTCAGAAAAAACATGAGTTTGCCCACCCAAGTTTATTTAAGTATCGGTACAGcatccagtattcctgtttCCTCTACCCCTCCTCCTTCACTCCCTTTGCggcctcctcttctctctatCTGAGGGCCAGCGTGTGGACTTGGTAGATCTCCTTTGGGAAGTTCATCTGTTGCTCCTCGTGGATGATGCGCAGACCTGCCTGGCCTACGAGTTTGCGAACTATGCCCAGCTCgcgacacacactgctgtccaCCTCGTCTGGGACCACGCCCTCATACGCCACATTGtccttgatgatgatgaggccGTTGGGCCGCAGGGCGCTTTGACAGCGTCGCAGGAACTCCACCAGGTGGCTGTCTGTCAGGTGGCCTGAAGCAAAAACAGGAAGGAGAGGCGTCACAGCCAGTCTTTCATTCTTTGACAACCACAGAGCATTGATCATCAGAATGCAGATAGGGGTACTGATTAGTAAGGTTCATGTAGGACAGGGACTTTCAGCCATGTGCCAAAAGGGACAAGgactctgcaggttttcatacCCGCAAAACAGGGATGTGACGATGCACCAGGCTTAGTGTATCACCATACAAAGCAGCGTATCTCATTGCAAAAACGCATTATAAACAGGGGACAGCTTTAACATATtgttttactaccaaaaaaatAGACTCCTAATGAGACAATAACATCCCTTCTGTCTATCTCTGGAGAGTAAATCTCTTCACTCTACTGGAGTTAGTAAATCTTTCAGCATTTCCTTTTGCAACTAATAGCAGAACTGTAACATTAGTAGAATCAAAATATAAAGGTTCACAGTTGCATTGCATCATATTGCATCGTGACACAGCTCTGTCAAATCATACCAATTTGTTGGCTACTTAAAATGTATCTAGATGCATTGAATCATTGGTGACGTATTGAGATCTCAGTGGGTGAGGCGTCCCAACCAAGTGTTCACAGTGGCCATGGTACAATGCTCTCTAATGGCAGTGGCCAGTCGAGCAGAGAGCCAGACTTACCAATGACCCACTGGATCCAGATGACATCGTAGCGTCCTTTCTCTGGTGCAAAGTCCTGCAGGCCGCAGCAGAAGTAGTTGCCTACTCGTTGGCCATCCTGGCCCAGGTAGGTCTTGGCTTTGTCCAGGAATTCCTGCGTCACATCAACCAGGTCCACCGTGTGAAAGAGAGGCAGCAGCAAACGCTTGGAGATCCGCCCAATACCGGCTCCACAGTCTAGAGCACAGCCTGTGCCTGTCTTCCCCTCACCCTCCTTTATTAGAAAGAtgataaacacagaaaagagttcaaactattttttaaaaaagccccAAAATTATGTGCAACTACTGCAAGGTTTTGTCCtatgaaaaatggatgaacaGGTCAAATGTGGCCTGGTTCCAATCCGGGAATCACACTGTAggttcactttaaaaaaaaaaatcctagcaACTCATATGTGTCTAGTGTTGCCCAATATAAGTGTGATTTCTTGGTTGACAAAATAACTTGATCCGCCCCCCCACCAGATGGCTGGCATCTCAAAATAATTTCTTACACCGAGGAACTTCTGCAGAAAAGCCTTGGATCCGTTGAGGTCGATGCTGGAGATGCTGCCGTAGCCTCCCAGCATGCCGTCCACAGTGGGGGAGACGTCCCTCCAGTAGTCCTCTGCATTGGAATAGAAGCTGGTCTCGTCCTCTGCTATGTCACTCATCCTGTCACAGAGCAGGGACACATTTCAATCAAGAGGAAACTGACCTACGACTATGAACCAAACATACTGTTCAGGTcctataaaatctgtttttctatgATTTGTGGGTGACTTGCTTCTTTCCAAGGTACacaaaaatgaatgggaaacaATATGAGGCTATAATGGAGTATAACACATGTAAGCACTCTTTACTCTCGATGCCAAATTTGAATATTACTATTTACAAGCTAACCTGCCtgcattcagtcattcagttcTAGATTTACAATTTTTCTTACATTCCTGGTTGCTTTCCTCAAGAGGTGGACAGGGTCCCACAACAGCTGGGCTAAGAACCAGCACCTGATGCAATGACACGTGAAACAAGTTGGAAAATATATTCTGGTATGTACCTGTCAAGAGATCTGTTTGTAAAGTCCTCTGTCTTAGCCAGCAGGGCTCAAAACTCAGGATTATGCAAACcctaatttaaaaataaaacatgtagcTGTGAGGGCTGCTGTCTCGTCTACCGAGTTTATTTCTATGCTCCTTCTCTGCAGTCTGGTACACTGGTAATGAGGCTATTGATAGCTTATATGTCTAGATCAGGggttttcaatttttttatgttctggacccccaagttgacacTTTTTACACTCCGGACCCCCACTTGAAGAAATCTGGCCCTtaggactctgatatgaaaaaatgttttggttcaTGTTAATTATGGAACTGTCAAGGTGTCatcctttgaaatctgagcaaattcacttgacttctttaaaaataaataaataaataaataaacatgggGAATTGATCCCATAACTTTTCATGATTCTTATACTTTGGGTTTGTGCTTGCTTATTACTTAACCAagcagaaatacatttttgcaaTGTTCATACTGATTGAAAATGGACCATTATTTAcagctgttgtatttttttaggCCACTCGATCGGTGGCCTGGACTTGATTGGTTATCTACTTATTTTGTCAGAAAATTATAAAGCATTAAAGGATATTCATTCCTCTACAAATTCTCTAGAAGCTTTCTCAGGTCTGTGAGGGGACACGCAACTGAACTCCAAAATCAACTGGACAAAGGGTCTGGAGCGATCACCAGCTCAGTATAAggcgcacgcgcgcgcgcgcgcacacacacacacacacacacacacacacacacacacacacacacacacacacacacacacacacacacacacacacacacacacacacacacacacagagagagccaaATCTGGCTTTATTTGGCTGCAGTTCAGCTGTCAGCAACCATCTTGTGACCAGAGTGAAggacacacacttcctctgaGAGCCCAGGCACCATCCCAGTGggcaacagcaaacacacacagtgaatgtGATCTCAGGCTTGGTAAtaatacacatttaaaaataacttaGCTTTCGTTATCAGGTGGGCTGCACATCATTCAGTCTTTACCACCATCATGCCACTGCCACCAGCACTAATAGTCTGAGACTATGATGTCATTTTGACTTGCTTCTGAATGCAAGAATGAATTACAGTGACACTGAAATTACTATTCAAGTCAAGCAGTCCAGTACAATACTAATACAGAGGCTACTGAATTTGTTATCTATCCGTTCAAGTCCAACACAAGAAGTTATTTAGCACTGCTGTTCACGACTCACTGTAGCGTAGCTTAGAGTGTTAACCACAccattttctaataatttaatCATATTATATATCACTGGTGTGGCAAGTCACAGTAACCCAAGGCCCACCATGTGTTAGATGCTGCAGTTCAGGCGACAGCTAACATGACCAGCACAGGCTTACAGCTACAGTTAGTAACTTCATGAAAAGTAGTCTTTGCAACAAGTCTTACCTCGTTTTGTCACAGCACCAAATCCCACAGTTGGTCTGTGCTCTCATAAATCAAGTGTCTCTCAGCTTCGGTTTCCTATTTGCGACCATCTCTGCACATGGAGGACGTCATTTCCTTATTTGGTACCTGCGACGACACGCGACAACAGCGCCCCTGCTGGCCGACTGAGCAGCCGAGGacagttgctgtgtgttttcccctAAACAAATAATGGGAGAATTGAAGTGAATtgaattcagtttctatggttgAACCTGCCTGTGCtcaaggagagagagcagaactAAGGCTCCCATGAATGTCAAAGATAGAGGCAATCAGGGACTCAGTAAGACAAAAGTCCATTGTGTCCCCATTTACATATTttctgtaagaaaaaaagacaccgATACAAGAGCCTGTAAGGAAAATATAATGCCTGACAGAGATCTAATAA comes from Myripristis murdjan chromosome 12, fMyrMur1.1, whole genome shotgun sequence and encodes:
- the ntmt1 gene encoding N-terminal Xaa-Pro-Lys N-methyltransferase 1 isoform X1, which encodes MRAQTNCGIWCCDKTRMSDIAEDETSFYSNAEDYWRDVSPTVDGMLGGYGSISSIDLNGSKAFLQKFLGEGEGKTGTGCALDCGAGIGRISKRLLLPLFHTVDLVDVTQEFLDKAKTYLGQDGQRVGNYFCCGLQDFAPEKGRYDVIWIQWVIGHLTDSHLVEFLRRCQSALRPNGLIIIKDNVAYEGVVPDEVDSSVCRELGIVRKLVGQAGLRIIHEEQQMNFPKEIYQVHTLALR
- the ntmt1 gene encoding N-terminal Xaa-Pro-Lys N-methyltransferase 1 isoform X2; the encoded protein is MMSDIAEDETSFYSNAEDYWRDVSPTVDGMLGGYGSISSIDLNGSKAFLQKFLGEGEGKTGTGCALDCGAGIGRISKRLLLPLFHTVDLVDVTQEFLDKAKTYLGQDGQRVGNYFCCGLQDFAPEKGRYDVIWIQWVIGHLTDSHLVEFLRRCQSALRPNGLIIIKDNVAYEGVVPDEVDSSVCRELGIVRKLVGQAGLRIIHEEQQMNFPKEIYQVHTLALR